In the Methanococcoides methylutens genome, one interval contains:
- a CDS encoding SPFH domain-containing protein, with protein sequence MLIYSILPDDGGIGTMVFKWKKDLDDIARVIPKKNVKGFFSKSITLSPNEKAVMIKNGVVEDIIDSGKMRVGGLLKPGNLRKDVDIALIDTSFKELRWEVPGLWTRDDQEVGCGGILRFTINDPKKFFSMIFSYTVAEKNGERNLSIFDIYDRLESETITRVLEPEVHGEDIESLYGNRDLQLRMENELEMQLKDTLLLWGIELVKYTCEWDFGNYGVVRKERSGFQVKEELKEMSTLEREGDLDRDSRINVASTRAGFAEETVSAAHYRTEEEKDTLHRSRISQIENQADAAEAKQAIETFSSWREAKTGARRVDLELDEDMNDRKHARDMEYMGNVMEKGGSDVATVIAQGREFQNMSPEQLEALAKMKEAESIAKEDKVRFMMDVEDREREDSYRRKELDAEIMGAAQTRRAPGVKKCPGCGSTVPAEAHFCGQCGTKLD encoded by the coding sequence ATGTTAATCTATAGCATATTGCCGGATGATGGAGGTATTGGAACTATGGTGTTCAAATGGAAGAAGGATCTTGATGATATTGCACGTGTTATCCCTAAGAAGAATGTAAAAGGTTTCTTCAGCAAGTCAATTACGCTCTCACCTAATGAGAAAGCTGTTATGATTAAGAATGGTGTAGTTGAAGACATCATCGACAGTGGGAAAATGAGAGTTGGTGGCCTGCTAAAACCAGGGAACTTACGCAAAGATGTGGATATTGCTCTGATCGATACCTCTTTTAAGGAGCTGAGGTGGGAAGTTCCCGGCCTGTGGACCCGTGATGATCAGGAAGTTGGATGTGGGGGCATACTGAGATTTACGATTAATGATCCAAAAAAGTTCTTCAGCATGATATTTTCCTATACGGTTGCGGAGAAGAACGGGGAAAGGAATCTCTCAATATTCGATATCTACGATCGCCTTGAGAGTGAAACGATAACCCGTGTCCTTGAACCGGAAGTGCATGGTGAGGACATTGAATCTCTTTATGGTAATCGTGATCTTCAGCTGAGGATGGAAAATGAGCTTGAAATGCAGCTTAAGGATACTCTTTTGCTATGGGGTATCGAGCTTGTAAAATACACTTGTGAGTGGGACTTTGGCAACTATGGTGTTGTGAGAAAGGAACGCAGTGGATTTCAGGTTAAAGAGGAGCTCAAGGAAATGTCTACCCTTGAAAGGGAAGGCGATCTGGACCGTGACAGCCGGATAAATGTTGCTTCAACAAGAGCTGGCTTTGCGGAAGAAACAGTGAGTGCAGCTCATTACAGGACAGAGGAAGAGAAAGATACTCTTCACAGGTCCAGGATCTCGCAGATCGAGAATCAGGCCGATGCTGCTGAAGCTAAACAGGCGATCGAAACCTTTTCTTCATGGAGGGAAGCAAAGACCGGAGCCCGAAGGGTTGATTTGGAACTTGATGAGGACATGAACGACCGCAAACATGCCCGGGACATGGAATACATGGGCAATGTCATGGAAAAGGGTGGTTCAGATGTTGCTACCGTCATTGCACAGGGCAGGGAGTTCCAGAACATGTCTCCTGAACAGCTAGAGGCCCTTGCCAAAATGAAAGAGGCTGAGAGCATTGCAAAAGAGGACAAGGTCCGGTTCATGATGGATGTTGAAGACCGCGAACGTGAGGATTCATATCGCAGAAAGGAACTGGATGCTGAAATTATGGGTGCAGCACAGACCCGCAGGGCACCGGGTGTTAAAAAATGCCCTGGTTGTGGCAGTACAGTCCCTGCAGAAGCACATTTCTGTGGTCAATGCGGTACAAAGCTTGATTAA
- a CDS encoding tetratricopeptide repeat protein, producing the protein MGIFKDIFSQTSDKRKLKQMEKTADSVFGKGYVLFEMGRYEEALERYDEAASMLKETQQMLLESDMEDESKRLEKKARDARFNKCFILFKLQRYEDALEIIDETLIETPEDPKIIFSRGFVLFSISRYEEALEVLDKAIEMQPELPDAWYCKANALYQIERFEDALEAYEKAIEYAGIMNFEFPRYSLLNIDPDPTLKTNAAGVWYAKANTLDKMGRQEEAIEAYKSALEIKKAFPDAWYCLGNCLAELGRNEDALTAFTNAIHIEPDFNAARENKAEILLKLGRAEEAKETLEYEPKTDR; encoded by the coding sequence ATGGGAATTTTCAAGGATATCTTTAGTCAAACATCTGACAAACGAAAACTAAAGCAGATGGAAAAAACAGCAGACAGCGTATTTGGAAAAGGTTACGTTCTTTTTGAAATGGGACGCTACGAAGAAGCACTGGAAAGATACGATGAAGCTGCATCCATGTTGAAAGAAACACAGCAGATGTTGCTTGAAAGTGACATGGAAGATGAATCAAAAAGGCTCGAGAAAAAAGCAAGAGATGCCCGGTTCAACAAATGTTTTATTCTTTTCAAACTTCAACGATATGAAGATGCACTTGAGATAATCGATGAGACACTAATTGAAACTCCCGAAGACCCAAAGATCATTTTCAGCAGAGGCTTTGTTCTTTTCAGCATCAGCCGATATGAAGAGGCACTAGAGGTACTTGATAAGGCCATTGAGATGCAGCCGGAATTACCTGATGCATGGTACTGCAAGGCGAATGCTCTCTACCAAATCGAACGTTTCGAAGATGCGCTTGAAGCATATGAGAAAGCCATCGAATATGCAGGCATAATGAATTTTGAGTTCCCACGCTATTCCCTCCTGAACATAGATCCCGACCCCACATTAAAGACAAATGCTGCCGGAGTGTGGTATGCCAAAGCAAATACCCTTGATAAGATGGGAAGGCAGGAAGAAGCTATCGAAGCATACAAAAGCGCTCTTGAAATAAAAAAAGCATTCCCTGATGCATGGTATTGTCTTGGCAACTGTCTTGCAGAGTTAGGAAGGAATGAGGATGCATTAACGGCTTTTACTAATGCAATTCATATCGAACCGGATTTCAACGCTGCACGTGAGAACAAAGCAGAGATACTCTTAAAACTTGGAAGGGCGGAAGAAGCAAAAGAAACGCTTGAATATGAGCCGAAAACCGATAGATGA
- a CDS encoding nucleoside deaminase has product MSDNFMEIAVEEARKGMQNNEGGPFGAVIVKDGKVLSKAHNKVLGTNDPSAHAEIVAIREASSILENFDLSGCELYATTMPCPMCLSAICWARIRKVYYGTSTDEVASIGFDDGMIYDILKKGASPSVLEKTNVECEGCRKLLDEWEEKPDKMMY; this is encoded by the coding sequence ATGTCTGATAACTTCATGGAAATTGCTGTGGAGGAAGCACGCAAAGGCATGCAAAATAATGAAGGTGGGCCTTTTGGGGCTGTTATTGTAAAGGATGGAAAGGTCCTGTCAAAGGCACACAACAAGGTGCTTGGCACCAATGACCCCTCTGCACACGCTGAAATTGTTGCGATACGGGAAGCTTCTTCAATTCTTGAGAACTTCGATCTTTCAGGTTGTGAGTTATATGCTACCACCATGCCATGTCCAATGTGCCTTTCAGCTATATGCTGGGCCCGCATCAGGAAAGTATATTATGGGACCAGCACCGATGAAGTTGCTTCCATAGGTTTTGATGATGGCATGATCTATGACATATTAAAAAAAGGTGCTTCCCCATCCGTATTGGAAAAAACCAATGTCGAATGCGAAGGCTGCCGTAAATTGCTGGATGAATGGGAGGAAAAACCGGATAAGATGATGTATTGA
- a CDS encoding DUF447 domain-containing protein, translating to MAKIDLDTFGINEGISEMIVTTYQGWSPNAAPMGIIRKDDELLVRLFKGSTTYSNVLAEHRLVANLVYDPLLFVRTTFGDLDDSEFDVFTHDERGFAVLKDAVSWAVFECVDIRETSEALVAKLKPLHARMNKHVFRSVNRGFNLVIESCVHATRYELTNDEKYMRLIKAYSCTVNKCGGKAEKDAMKFLLNYLEGKK from the coding sequence ATGGCAAAAATTGATCTTGATACGTTTGGTATAAATGAAGGCATTAGTGAAATGATAGTTACTACCTATCAGGGTTGGTCTCCAAATGCTGCTCCGATGGGTATCATTCGTAAGGATGATGAGTTGCTTGTGCGACTTTTTAAAGGCTCTACAACATATAGCAATGTTCTGGCAGAGCACAGGCTCGTGGCAAATCTTGTCTATGATCCTCTGCTTTTTGTGCGTACAACGTTTGGTGATCTCGATGATTCCGAATTCGATGTTTTCACTCACGATGAACGAGGGTTTGCAGTACTCAAGGATGCCGTCTCATGGGCTGTTTTTGAATGTGTTGACATAAGGGAAACGTCTGAAGCTCTGGTGGCAAAATTAAAACCTCTCCATGCGCGGATGAACAAACATGTTTTTAGATCGGTAAACCGCGGTTTCAATCTCGTTATTGAATCTTGTGTGCATGCGACACGTTATGAGCTGACAAATGATGAAAAATATATGAGGCTCATCAAGGCTTATTCCTGCACTGTGAACAAATGTGGTGGTAAAGCTGAAAAGGATGCAATGAAGTTTCTTCTAAATTACCTTGAGGGGAAAAAGTAA
- the infB gene encoding translation initiation factor IF-2, whose protein sequence is MAVKDDLRTPIVCVMGHVDHGKTSLLDNIRGSAVVSGEAGAITQHIGATEVPIGSIVEKCGNPGLLDQFVVPGLLFIDTPGHHAFTTLRSRGGALADLAVVIVDINEGFKPQTIESLHILKQHKTPFVVVANKIDKIHGWNPQKDSPFMASYNKQSEHVRTSLDNKFYEVIGELYNHGFSSDRYDRVADFQHNIGVIPISAITGEGIPDLLMVLLGLAQRFLESNLHYDATGPGVGTVLEVKEERGLGTTVDLILYDGTLKKGDTIVVGSLDEPIQTKVRAVLKPRVLSEINVEDKFKQVSKVTAAIGVKISAPNLDGALSGGSVRVATPETLETVVEEVRSEVEDVQIDTDQSGIAIKADTIGSLEALVNELKKEDIPIRKADVGDISNRDIVEVSAIEDPFHSVIVGFNVNILPDAKEKLQSTNVKLFMNDVIYRLIDDYKDWVKEQRALSEKTISETIIKPGMFTIMPDCTFRQSKPAVVGVRVIGGVVKTKVDVTNEDGIVVGTIKGLQSRGENVGEARIGMEVAMSLEGPTVGRQIHEGDVLHANIPERHAKILEHELYDSLSADELDAMDAFLEIKRRGNPFWAK, encoded by the coding sequence ATGGCTGTAAAGGATGACTTAAGGACCCCTATCGTATGTGTAATGGGGCATGTGGATCACGGAAAGACCTCACTGCTCGATAACATCCGCGGAAGTGCGGTTGTGTCCGGAGAGGCTGGTGCTATTACCCAGCATATCGGTGCAACCGAGGTTCCTATAGGATCCATTGTGGAGAAATGTGGAAATCCCGGTTTACTGGACCAGTTTGTTGTTCCAGGTCTTTTGTTCATTGATACTCCCGGGCATCATGCTTTTACGACCCTTAGGAGTCGTGGCGGAGCTCTTGCGGACCTTGCTGTTGTTATAGTGGATATTAATGAGGGTTTCAAGCCCCAGACCATTGAAAGCCTGCATATATTGAAGCAGCACAAAACTCCTTTTGTAGTGGTTGCCAATAAGATCGACAAGATACACGGCTGGAATCCACAAAAGGATTCTCCTTTCATGGCATCCTACAACAAGCAAAGCGAGCATGTGAGGACCAGTCTGGACAACAAGTTCTATGAGGTTATCGGTGAGCTTTATAATCATGGATTCAGCTCGGACCGATACGATCGGGTGGCCGATTTCCAGCATAATATTGGTGTCATACCTATCAGTGCTATCACCGGGGAAGGAATACCTGACCTCTTGATGGTGCTTCTGGGACTGGCACAGAGATTTCTGGAATCCAACCTCCATTACGATGCAACTGGTCCGGGTGTCGGAACCGTGCTTGAAGTAAAGGAAGAACGCGGTCTTGGAACCACTGTTGATCTTATACTTTATGACGGAACGCTGAAAAAAGGCGATACTATCGTAGTTGGAAGCCTGGATGAGCCTATACAGACAAAAGTGCGTGCGGTGCTGAAACCTCGTGTCCTTTCCGAGATCAATGTGGAGGACAAGTTCAAACAGGTCAGCAAAGTAACAGCCGCTATAGGTGTAAAGATCTCAGCTCCTAATCTTGATGGAGCCCTTTCAGGCGGGTCTGTGAGAGTAGCAACTCCTGAGACCCTTGAGACGGTTGTTGAGGAAGTTCGCAGTGAGGTTGAGGATGTTCAGATCGATACTGACCAGAGCGGTATAGCCATCAAAGCAGATACTATCGGATCTCTTGAAGCTCTCGTAAATGAGTTGAAGAAAGAAGATATTCCTATTCGCAAAGCAGATGTGGGTGATATCTCCAACAGGGATATTGTGGAAGTTTCAGCTATTGAAGACCCATTCCACTCTGTGATAGTTGGATTTAATGTTAATATTCTTCCTGATGCAAAGGAGAAGTTACAATCTACAAATGTCAAACTGTTCATGAACGATGTCATCTATCGTCTTATTGACGATTATAAGGACTGGGTGAAAGAGCAGCGTGCACTTTCTGAGAAAACGATCTCCGAGACCATCATCAAGCCCGGAATGTTCACTATCATGCCTGATTGTACATTCAGGCAGAGCAAACCGGCTGTTGTAGGTGTAAGGGTCATTGGCGGTGTTGTAAAGACCAAGGTAGATGTAACCAATGAAGATGGCATTGTTGTTGGTACTATAAAAGGCCTGCAATCCAGAGGGGAGAATGTTGGCGAAGCACGTATTGGGATGGAAGTTGCTATGAGTCTCGAAGGCCCAACAGTGGGGCGACAGATACACGAAGGCGACGTCCTGCATGCTAATATACCTGAAAGACATGCCAAGATCCTTGAGCATGAACTTTACGATTCACTTTCGGCGGACGAATTAGACGCAATGGATGCATTTCTTGAGATCAAAAGAAGGGGCAACCCCTTCTGGGCGAAATAA
- a CDS encoding ATP-binding protein, with amino-acid sequence MEEENEKERARELYLKSAKLYNEASKLSTDKIDKNTQHDLAEHLFAKAQSFKSSGVQYSGSGTGTKEDTDESSLSKDDLIMTEKPDIGFSDIGGLETVKEDIRKAIIYPFTHKELYQMYGQKAGEGILLHGPPGCGKTMMAKAAAKECGADFISVKTSSIVSKWVGASEKNIKKVFDTARECEKAIIFFDEIDSIAGRRSEAEDYAKRVVNELLAQMDGVDTADDNLLVLSATNEPWAIDPALRRPGRFSKLVFVPEPDLPARIAIFKLNLKKRPIDNDVNVDKLAEMTGSYSGADISAICKEAADIPLGEALRGAEPRKIKMNDFIKVLEQRKPSITSWYSEAQREIKKSGEEEVFSELFH; translated from the coding sequence TTGGAAGAAGAGAATGAAAAAGAGAGAGCAAGGGAACTTTATCTCAAGTCTGCAAAGCTCTACAATGAAGCTTCAAAGCTCTCAACTGACAAAATCGACAAGAATACACAACATGACCTTGCAGAACATCTTTTTGCAAAGGCGCAGTCATTCAAAAGTTCAGGCGTCCAATATTCTGGCTCAGGCACAGGAACAAAAGAGGATACCGACGAATCATCATTATCAAAAGATGACCTGATAATGACAGAAAAGCCTGATATCGGATTTTCGGATATCGGAGGCCTTGAGACTGTGAAAGAGGATATCAGAAAAGCCATCATATACCCATTCACCCACAAGGAACTATACCAGATGTACGGACAGAAGGCCGGTGAAGGAATACTACTGCACGGACCTCCTGGTTGTGGAAAGACAATGATGGCAAAGGCAGCTGCAAAGGAGTGCGGTGCTGACTTCATCAGTGTAAAGACCAGTAGTATTGTAAGCAAGTGGGTAGGTGCTTCCGAGAAGAACATAAAAAAAGTCTTTGACACTGCCAGGGAATGTGAGAAAGCGATCATCTTTTTTGACGAGATCGATTCTATTGCAGGCAGAAGAAGCGAAGCAGAAGACTATGCCAAAAGGGTGGTCAACGAACTGCTTGCCCAGATGGATGGAGTGGATACAGCCGATGACAACCTGCTTGTTCTTTCAGCTACCAACGAACCATGGGCCATTGACCCCGCACTTCGCAGACCGGGACGTTTCAGTAAACTTGTATTCGTACCGGAACCTGACCTTCCTGCAAGGATCGCTATTTTTAAACTTAACCTTAAAAAAAGGCCGATCGATAATGATGTTAATGTCGATAAACTTGCAGAGATGACCGGATCATATTCCGGAGCAGACATTTCAGCAATCTGCAAAGAAGCTGCTGACATTCCTCTTGGAGAGGCACTTCGTGGTGCAGAGCCCCGGAAGATAAAGATGAATGATTTCATCAAAGTACTTGAGCAAAGGAAACCGTCCATCACTAGCTGGTATTCCGAAGCACAGCGTGAAATAAAGAAGAGCGGCGAAGAGGAAGTCTTTAGCGAGCTATTCCACTGA
- a CDS encoding 50S ribosomal protein L24e, whose translation MEQRKCSFCGEPLEPGTGLLFAKKDGSSYYFCSSKCKGNFDLGRLPRRTVWTEQGRIYLKKA comes from the coding sequence ATGGAACAGAGAAAATGTTCATTCTGTGGTGAGCCACTTGAGCCGGGAACCGGCTTACTCTTCGCAAAGAAAGATGGTTCTTCCTATTATTTCTGTTCTTCAAAGTGCAAGGGCAACTTCGATCTTGGAAGACTTCCAAGACGTACTGTCTGGACAGAACAGGGTAGGATATACCTGAAGAAAGCATAA
- the rpl7ae gene encoding 50S ribosomal protein L7Ae, which yields MAKFDVPDELADKALEAIELARDTGKIKKGTNEATKAIERGITKLAVIADDIEPAEVVAHIPALCEEKNTPYIFVKQQKELGAACGIGVGCAAVVITDAGKGGELVEDVAQKISALK from the coding sequence ATGGCAAAATTTGACGTTCCTGACGAATTAGCAGATAAAGCACTTGAAGCAATCGAACTCGCAAGAGACACCGGAAAGATCAAGAAAGGTACAAACGAAGCAACAAAAGCTATCGAGAGAGGCATTACAAAGCTCGCTGTCATTGCAGATGACATTGAGCCAGCAGAAGTTGTTGCTCACATTCCTGCTCTTTGCGAGGAAAAGAACACACCATACATTTTTGTAAAACAGCAGAAAGAGCTTGGTGCAGCCTGTGGCATAGGTGTCGGCTGTGCAGCTGTTGTGATCACTGATGCAGGAAAGGGCGGCGAACTTGTAGAAGACGTTGCACAGAAGATCAGTGCACTCAAATAA
- a CDS encoding 30S ribosomal protein S28e: MADDDMGFAAEVIDVIGNTGMHGEASQIQCRVLEGRDKGRIITRNCVGPVRIGDVFMLMETSREAKKLTTR; the protein is encoded by the coding sequence ATGGCAGATGATGATATGGGCTTTGCAGCCGAGGTTATCGATGTTATCGGTAACACTGGTATGCATGGTGAAGCAAGCCAGATCCAGTGCAGGGTTCTTGAGGGTCGTGACAAGGGCAGGATCATTACAAGAAACTGTGTCGGTCCGGTAAGGATAGGCGATGTTTTCATGCTTATGGAGACATCAAGAGAGGCTAAGAAATTAACTACCAGGTGA
- a CDS encoding PAS domain-containing protein, translating into MPFLDSESMEEVFSSVVNSSPAVVFIWREDEGWPVDFVSENISQFGYDPDEFTSGKVRYVDILHPDDAGMVMSEASRHVSKEDTSFDLRYRILTRSGDVRWVDERTSVHYDDSGKLKFYHGIVVDITEQRMGDIALLDGALEMKNTLESVINSSPVVVFLWRAEEDWPVEFVSKNIDMFGYSVEEFTSGELVYADIVHPEDIGRVRAGVSKSTEGGYSDFFQEYRILTRSGEVRWVDERTHLHHNSKGEVTYLQGIIVDITGRKKIENVLHTEEMRIEAVLNLYQMTDSSVQEIMDFSLEEAVKLTGSHVGYLAFVDVDETTVTIDSWSGEVMGECSLKDKKPGSHFDHKCLWTESLKQKLPIIINDYSAENPSKRGYPEGHMNITRFLSIPIFERDHVVALVGLGNKVEDYDLSDVRQVSLLMNGMWNILLHKKADAELRRSLDIQKILGDVIKSSPAVVFLWRAEENWPVEFVSENVAQFGYSVDDFISGKLVYGDIVHPYDLERVQKELAKRVDAGFMDFNQEYRIFTKFGDVRWVDERTFIKHDEAGNVRYLQGIIVDVTDRKHSDDFMHVQLDLDTVLSSANTIEETFEQMLSFSLKVDPVDSGRFYLLDDVTGDLKLVAHEGLSERFVKDTSVFPRNSVQNRLVMTGQPVYKHHSELNAIGTGEKLRYEGLHGTAIIPVKHEGNVIAALCLSSHSEYEIPDNSRSSLETIANQIGIAISKMRSSSGIAQKYKDLRSLVDMMDELLVVTDMEGYVLYANRAVVDYLGFLEDDLSGMHYLELHPDSEWDRLDSILSKVKVGKTIVFETSMLGAKGSLHRVETRLMCGEWSGHPCVMATSRFLD; encoded by the coding sequence ATGCCTTTTCTTGATTCAGAATCTATGGAAGAGGTCTTCTCATCCGTGGTCAACTCAAGTCCTGCAGTTGTCTTTATCTGGAGGGAAGATGAAGGCTGGCCTGTGGATTTTGTTTCAGAGAACATTTCTCAGTTCGGTTATGATCCGGATGAGTTTACTTCCGGTAAGGTCCGATATGTTGATATTTTACATCCTGATGATGCAGGCATGGTCATGTCCGAAGCATCCCGGCATGTTAGCAAGGAAGATACAAGCTTTGATCTAAGGTATCGTATTCTCACCAGATCAGGGGATGTCAGGTGGGTAGATGAAAGGACATCTGTCCATTATGATGATTCTGGTAAGCTCAAGTTCTATCATGGGATTGTTGTTGATATAACTGAACAGAGAATGGGTGATATTGCACTGCTTGATGGTGCACTGGAAATGAAGAACACATTGGAATCTGTCATAAATTCCAGTCCTGTGGTTGTTTTCTTATGGCGTGCTGAAGAAGACTGGCCCGTTGAGTTTGTCTCGAAGAACATTGATATGTTCGGGTATTCTGTGGAAGAGTTCACCTCGGGGGAGCTTGTTTATGCTGACATTGTACACCCTGAAGACATCGGTCGGGTTCGTGCAGGGGTTTCGAAATCTACTGAAGGCGGTTACTCTGATTTCTTCCAGGAATATAGGATATTGACAAGATCGGGTGAAGTCCGGTGGGTGGACGAGAGGACACATCTTCATCACAATTCAAAGGGTGAGGTCACATATCTCCAGGGTATTATCGTTGATATCACCGGACGTAAGAAGATCGAAAATGTGCTGCACACCGAGGAGATGCGTATCGAGGCAGTGTTGAACCTTTATCAGATGACCGATTCATCCGTTCAGGAGATCATGGATTTTTCGCTGGAAGAAGCCGTAAAGCTGACCGGAAGCCATGTTGGATATCTTGCTTTTGTGGATGTGGATGAAACTACAGTTACGATAGACTCATGGTCCGGGGAAGTGATGGGGGAATGCTCCCTCAAAGATAAGAAGCCAGGATCCCATTTTGATCATAAATGTCTCTGGACTGAATCTCTAAAGCAGAAACTGCCTATTATCATCAATGATTATTCTGCAGAGAATCCTTCCAAAAGAGGCTATCCTGAAGGACACATGAATATCACAAGGTTCCTGAGTATTCCAATATTTGAAAGGGATCATGTTGTTGCTCTTGTTGGTCTGGGCAATAAAGTCGAGGATTATGACCTCTCGGATGTGAGGCAGGTATCACTTCTAATGAATGGGATGTGGAATATTCTGTTACACAAAAAGGCGGATGCGGAACTTCGTCGCTCTCTTGACATTCAGAAGATCCTGGGTGATGTGATCAAAAGCAGTCCTGCAGTTGTGTTCCTGTGGCGTGCTGAGGAAAACTGGCCTGTTGAGTTCGTATCCGAGAATGTTGCTCAGTTTGGTTATTCGGTTGATGATTTTATTTCGGGGAAGCTTGTATATGGAGATATAGTCCATCCATATGATCTGGAGCGTGTGCAAAAAGAGCTTGCCAAAAGGGTGGATGCAGGCTTCATGGACTTTAATCAGGAGTATCGCATATTTACTAAGTTCGGGGACGTACGCTGGGTTGATGAAAGGACATTCATAAAACATGATGAGGCGGGAAATGTAAGGTACTTGCAGGGTATTATTGTGGATGTAACTGACCGGAAACATTCAGATGATTTCATGCATGTGCAGCTTGACCTTGATACGGTCCTTAGTTCTGCAAACACAATTGAGGAAACATTTGAGCAGATGCTGAGCTTCAGCTTGAAGGTTGATCCGGTGGATTCCGGCAGATTTTATCTTCTGGACGATGTAACGGGTGACCTGAAGCTTGTTGCACACGAAGGCCTGTCGGAGCGATTTGTTAAAGATACTTCCGTTTTCCCTAGGAACTCTGTCCAGAACCGTCTGGTCATGACCGGGCAGCCTGTTTACAAACATCATTCCGAGTTGAATGCTATTGGTACCGGGGAGAAACTCCGTTACGAAGGCCTTCATGGTACTGCCATCATTCCTGTGAAGCATGAAGGTAATGTGATAGCAGCGCTTTGTCTTTCATCACACAGTGAATATGAGATCCCTGATAATTCGCGTAGTTCCCTTGAAACGATAGCTAACCAGATCGGTATTGCCATCTCTAAAATGCGATCCTCATCCGGTATTGCTCAGAAATATAAAGATCTTCGGTCTCTCGTTGATATGATGGATGAGTTATTGGTAGTGACGGATATGGAAGGTTATGTCCTTTATGCCAATAGGGCAGTAGTGGACTACCTGGGATTTTTGGAAGATGATCTTTCTGGTATGCATTATCTGGAATTGCACCCGGATTCTGAATGGGATCGGCTGGATTCGATCTTGTCGAAAGTGAAGGTTGGGAAAACGATAGTTTTCGAGACATCCATGCTTGGTGCCAAAGGTTCTTTGCATAGAGTTGAGACAAGACTGATGTGTGGTGAATGGTCAGGTCACCCTTGTGTGATGGCAACATCACGTTTTCTGGATTAA
- a CDS encoding 30S ribosomal protein S6e, with translation MADFKVVVSDPKTKTYQFDITGAESNQFIGKAIGQTVDGSTVGLDGYTLTITGGTDDSGFVMSPDLPGSKRQKVLVARGVGYTPKARGVRRRKFLRGREVATDITQINTKVTAYGDKTIEDILGGGAEAEAPAEE, from the coding sequence ATGGCAGATTTTAAAGTTGTAGTTTCAGATCCAAAAACCAAGACCTACCAGTTCGATATCACTGGTGCTGAATCAAACCAGTTCATCGGTAAGGCTATTGGCCAGACCGTAGATGGTTCAACAGTAGGTCTGGATGGATACACCCTGACAATCACAGGCGGTACTGATGACAGTGGTTTCGTAATGAGCCCTGACCTTCCTGGTTCTAAGAGACAGAAGGTCCTTGTTGCAAGAGGCGTCGGTTACACGCCAAAAGCAAGAGGTGTACGCCGCCGAAAGTTCCTTCGTGGAAGGGAAGTCGCAACCGATATTACCCAGATCAACACAAAGGTTACTGCATACGGTGACAAGACCATTGAGGACATCCTCGGTGGCGGTGCAGAAGCTGAAGCACCTGCAGAAGAGTGA
- the ndk gene encoding nucleoside-diphosphate kinase — MERTYVMIKPDGVQRGLVGEILSRIEKRGLKLAALRMNVMDEATAKEHYKEHSERPFFGSLVSYVTSGPSVSMVVEGKDSIKIMRAVNGATNPVEAVPGTIRGDFAIETGRNVVHASDAPESAEREIALHFEEFEITGYSRIDEGQLYE, encoded by the coding sequence ATGGAAAGAACTTATGTTATGATCAAACCTGATGGCGTTCAGCGCGGTCTTGTCGGAGAGATCCTTTCAAGGATCGAGAAGAGAGGCCTTAAGCTCGCAGCTTTGAGGATGAACGTAATGGACGAGGCTACTGCAAAGGAGCACTATAAAGAACACTCAGAGAGGCCATTCTTTGGTTCCCTCGTTTCATATGTGACCTCAGGGCCATCCGTTTCAATGGTTGTAGAAGGCAAGGATTCTATCAAGATCATGCGTGCCGTCAACGGTGCGACAAATCCTGTAGAAGCAGTACCTGGCACCATCCGTGGTGACTTTGCTATCGAGACCGGAAGGAACGTTGTCCATGCATCAGATGCTCCTGAATCAGCAGAGCGTGAGATCGCTCTTCACTTTGAAGAGTTTGAGATCACAGGCTATTCCAGGATCGATGAAGGGCAGCTTTACGAGTAA